The Candidatus Sphingomonas colombiensis genome contains the following window.
GTCTTTCGCACGCCGGGCCGGCTGCGCCAGCTGGCGCTGACGATCTGGGGGATCACGATATTCGCCAGCCTGATCGGGCTGGTCGAGGAACATGAGCAACGGGTTCTTTGGGCCGGCCATCTGCCGAAGCTGCTGTCGATCCAGGACGATACCGTGATGCACATCCTGTCGGGCGCCACGCGCGGATCGACCGGCAAATATCGCATCGTCAGCGTTTTCCCGACGCCGCTGAACTTCGCCGAATTCCTCGGGCTGGCCGCTCCGTTCATCGTGCACTTCGGCTTCACCGCGCGACGACTGCTCGTCCGCATCGCCGCATTCGTCACGATACCCGCCATTTTCTGGATCACTTCCCAGACCGACTCGCGGATGGGGATGGTGAATTTCTTCCTGGCGATCCTGCTCTATCTGTTCTTCTGGAGCCTGCTCTATCGCCGTAAGCGGCCGGACAGTCCGATCGGCACGTTGGTGCTGGGCGGCTATCCGGCATTGTTCTTCGGCTTTTTTGCTTCGGCGATTTTCGTCGGCCGGATTCGCCACCTCGTCTGGGGTGACGGGTCGCAGCAATCCAGCAACGACATGCGGATGGCCCAGATTCAGATCGGCGTGCCCAAGATCGTCGATCGCCCCTGGGGATGGGGCATGGGCCGCGCGCCCGATACGCTGGGCCTGCCGTCGATCGACAATTTCTATCTCACCGTCGGGCTGGAATATGGCCTGATCGGTTTCGCCGTCTTCTTCGGGATGTTCGCGATCGCGATCTGGAACGGCCTGCGCCGCGCCATCACCTTTCCCGATGGCGAATTGGGGATGATCGTGCCGCTGTGTGTTTCGTTGATCAACTTCGTCATCGTGAAGCTGACGCTCAGCCAGCAGGATGCTCATGGTTTCGTTTTCGTGATGCTCGGCGCACTCATCGCGTGCTGCTGGCGCATCGATCGCGAGATCGCACCGGCCAGTTCGATCCGGCAAAAGTCCCCCGCTCGCGCGCTCGCGGTGCCCTGATCCGGCGCGCTCAAGCCGAATAGCCTCGCAGCCGCGCCAGTTCCCCGCGCCGGGGATGCCCAAACACTGGCGCGGCGGCGGGAATGCGAGTAATTCTGCGCCACGAGGTGCATCAATGCGAAAACTGTTAGCGCCTGTCGTGCTTCTGTGTGCGGCTTCCGCACCGATCAGCGACCAGCAAACCACATCAGCGGCCACATCTCAGGGCGACGTCAGCGCGGCGCAGTGGACGGCGATGCTGAAGGCCGCGCGTCCCGGCAGCACGATCGATCTCGGCACCCGACGTGTTACGTTCGCGCGCTTCAGCGGCTTGACCAACGTGACGATAAAGGGCGGCGTGTTCGGTGCGATCACGATCGATCAATGGCGCAACGTCACCTTTTCCGGTTCGCGCTTCGAGCCGTTTCCGGGGAACAATCCTCGCGGCGCGTTCGTCACCGCCTATCAACCCGATGGCCTCCGCTTCGACAGCACCAACTGGAGCGGCGCGACCACGCCAGACAACCAGCTTGCCTTTTCGTCGCTTAGCGTTCGCGGCGGCAACAACGTGGTCGTCTCGCATTCGTCATTTCGCGACATGGCGAACTTCATGGCCTTTCTCCGCACGACCAACGTGCAGGTTACCGACAATGTCTTTTCAGACATTCGGGAAGGCGTTCAATTAGTTGGAACCACCACCGCGCTGATCGCCCGGAATTCCTTCGGCCCGTATCGGCCGGCGCCAGGGGACCATGCGGACGGCGTTCAGTTGTTCACCGCCGGCCTAACCGAACCCGGCGATCACGGCGCGCGGGATGTCGTGATCGAAAGCAACCTTATGGATCCGGGGGTCGGCCAGCGCTCGCAAGGCGTTTTCATGCGAGATGAAGCGAATTTGCACGCGGCCGGGCGTGGATATTCCAATATCACGATCCGCAATAACCTGCTGATCGGAACCGGCTGGCATGGCATCGCCGCGATGGACCCGATCGATCGGCTGACGATCGAGAATAACCAGCTTTTCATCCGCCTCGGCCCGGACAAGGTGACCGACAATTGGGTCATGGTGAAAGCTGGCGGCGGGATCGTGCGAAACAATACCGCGGGCAGCTTCCAGCTGAGCAAACAGGTCCAGGCGCAGTCCAATAAGGTTGTTAATCGTCCGGCGAGCGCCGCCTCCATCCAGCAATCGGAGGCGGGATGGCGCACTATGGTGGCGCGCCCCGCCAGCTGACCGGCGGGGACGTCACTCATTACCCGAATGCTTCAGAACCGTTAGCTGTAAGCACCCGCCGCGTCCGCTCTGCCACTGGGCCGCGCGGCGCCGTCAAGATCGAACGCCAGCCCGTGCGCCGTAACCCGATTTCGCGCCGGGCTTTCCGGCTTCAGGCGATAATCGCCGCCGCCCACGCCGTAGCTGCTAACGCCCGTCATCGCCTGATAATCGACGAACAGCGGATCGCTCCGGGTCGTCAGGCTGGTGCCGATCGCTGCACCTATGCCGGGGTATAGCTGCGAAAAGCTGCTGCCGGCCTGCGCCCCGTCCGCCGAGCAGAATTGCGAGAACTCGCCCTGACAGCCAACGCCGTGCAGATAGGCGAAATTGCCCGTGCGGTTTGCCGCCTCGCCCGGCTGCGGCGTGCCGTTGCCATTCCCGCCGAGGAAGATATCCCCCTTCACGTTGAGCTGGGTCCAGATATTGCCGACCGAGCGGAGCAGCTTGTGGGTGCGCCGGTTGGTCAGGCCGGGGGACTGACTTTCGTTATAGAACCAATTGTTTCGCCCCGTGCCCGCAAAGCCCGTCAGCGTATTGTGCGCCACTACCGCATGCCAGACATCGCCATTGGCGTTGTCGGCGGACAGCGAAAGGCCCACGCTCGCATTGGCGTGGCCGCCGATCACCTCGAACAGATTCTGCACGATGACCACGCCGGTGATCCTGTCCCCCGCGCTGGCGGCAGAAAGGGCGAAGCCGGGCGCGATCGCCCGCATCTTTAGCAGGCGATTACCGTAGCTGATTGCCCCTTTCGTCGGATCGGTGGCGCCCTGGCTGCCGATCTGCTGGAGCGTGCAGCCGATCACCACCCAGGATTCAATCGCGCCATTGTTGAGATCAGCGGCAACGCCGCGTGTCATGCGGATCTGCAACCCGGTGTTGAGGCTCAGCCATATGTAGCTTGTCGCAAAGCTCGCGCCGAAGAAGCTGGCGTGCGCATTGGCCCATGGCGAGGAGCCGGCGGTATCGTTGATCGCGACGTTCCAGAATTGCACCCCGATCGCAGCCCCCGCCTCCCCGTAGAATTTCTGGGTGTTGACGCTCCGCCCGACGGACACGTCGCTAAGCGTCATATGCGGCTCAAGCCCGGCGACGGAGCACGTCAGCCCGACGCGCAAATTGCCGGCGAGGTTCAGCACCGCGCTGGCGCGCGCGACACCCGGCGCGCGCTCGATGACGATCCCCGCGCCGCCCTGTGGAAAGCTCGTCCCGTTCGTCCCGGCGTTATTGGCGGTATTGTCGACGATGCGGATACGCGCGCCGGTGCCGGTTTTGCTTGGCGTCCCGCGCGTGACATTGGTGATCGCGCTGCACGCGCCAGCCACCGTCGCGAACGGCGTCGCCAGCGCGGTCGCGGCGTTGACCGACCAGACCCCTGCCGTGTCCGAGCCGCCAGCTTTGACATAAGCCAGCGGCGGCGCGGCGGCGAGCGCCACATCCTTGTGGTAATAGCGGCGCGTGAATTCGCGCGGGCTGGCACTCGCCGCCCACAGGTCTTCGCTTTTGAGCACCGACGGCGCCGCACCGATCCACGGATACACTTCCGCCTCCAGCCAGAATGCCCCCGTCGCAAGCGCGGTTACATCGAGACCACCGGCATAGACCTCGATCGGATTTGTATCCTCGCACAAGGTGGAAATGACAGTAGCCGCCACCGTCTGCCATGATGTCTGCGTCGTTCCGTCGTTGCCGCGCACGCGGACGCAGGCCACCTGTCGCGCGCCGCGGAAATCGCGGTGGAAGGCGATCATCTCCCAGCGCACCGAATTGCCGACGAGCAGGCGCGATGGCATAACCCATGCCGCAACTGGCTTTGGCGACATTTCCGCTGAATTATTGACCACGCCAGCGATGGTGTCGGTCGCATAGACGTAATCGTCGAGCGCGACGCTCCGCGCGGTCGCCTGCGCAGTGATTGGGATAGGGTTTGCCGCGTGCGCTTGGCGACGATGCGGGTGTCGAAATAGCTGGTTGCCGCGCCCGCCGCGTCAAAACCGACGCGTGCGCCGGCGAACGTCTTCGACGCGCTGTCCGGCGCCATTTCACTCGTCAGCTCGCAGGTGATCGGCGGCAGCTCCGCCGGTTTGGCGAACTCCGCCGACCAGCCCTCCGGGCTGATCGCGGCGATCAGCGGCAACGGCGCGACCGACGCGCTCCCCCGCGCGCGGACCGTGGTGATGGCAAGATCGAGCGCGATCATCAACGACCTCCCGCGCACGAGATCGAGCACGTGTTCGCGACGCACCGCACGCCGGTTTGACATAGAGGAATCATGGCCAGCCCTTCGCTTCTGGCCGGCACCATGCCGGCGGAAAGGCGGATCAATTAGGCCATAGCGGCCGTTGTAGGAAACCTATTTGGTTATTAGAG
Protein-coding sequences here:
- a CDS encoding O-antigen ligase family protein, whose amino-acid sequence is MISRKFFKRSPRQPRFEPAVLGSYTTPGFWQRHRIKLLALVALYSWFVGMFFAVTTTYFLVPLLVPLALLATLVIWLLPDLGKAPTTLMAHGVFAFVIVLLCWPNYIGIDLPGMPWITLLRLVSLPLGMILLVSLSVSAEFRRELADTLSVMPAVPWLLGAFAALAFLSIFWSTGVAYSANKFSVAIFSWFAPFFAAVYVFRTPGRLRQLALTIWGITIFASLIGLVEEHEQRVLWAGHLPKLLSIQDDTVMHILSGATRGSTGKYRIVSVFPTPLNFAEFLGLAAPFIVHFGFTARRLLVRIAAFVTIPAIFWITSQTDSRMGMVNFFLAILLYLFFWSLLYRRKRPDSPIGTLVLGGYPALFFGFFASAIFVGRIRHLVWGDGSQQSSNDMRMAQIQIGVPKIVDRPWGWGMGRAPDTLGLPSIDNFYLTVGLEYGLIGFAVFFGMFAIAIWNGLRRAITFPDGELGMIVPLCVSLINFVIVKLTLSQQDAHGFVFVMLGALIACCWRIDREIAPASSIRQKSPARALAVP
- a CDS encoding right-handed parallel beta-helix repeat-containing protein encodes the protein MLKAARPGSTIDLGTRRVTFARFSGLTNVTIKGGVFGAITIDQWRNVTFSGSRFEPFPGNNPRGAFVTAYQPDGLRFDSTNWSGATTPDNQLAFSSLSVRGGNNVVVSHSSFRDMANFMAFLRTTNVQVTDNVFSDIREGVQLVGTTTALIARNSFGPYRPAPGDHADGVQLFTAGLTEPGDHGARDVVIESNLMDPGVGQRSQGVFMRDEANLHAAGRGYSNITIRNNLLIGTGWHGIAAMDPIDRLTIENNQLFIRLGPDKVTDNWVMVKAGGGIVRNNTAGSFQLSKQVQAQSNKVVNRPASAASIQQSEAGWRTMVARPAS